In Pseudobacteroides sp., the DNA window TAAGGGGGTCTGCTGTATGAAGTTTCTAATAATAAGTGTAATTTTGGCACTGGCGTTATTTGTTGCTACATCATGTGGCTCAGACAGGGCTGGGAGTGACAATGGAATGAGCAAGAATACGACACCTGAATCTGCCGGTAACAGCATAGAAAATAGAGGCTACAGCAATATAAGTCCTGAGGAGGCTAAAAAGAGGCTTGATAACGAGAAGGGAATAATACTTCTCGATGTAAGGACCAGGGAGGAATATGAGGAAAAGCATATTCCAGGCAGCTTGTTGATACCTGTAGATGCAATAGAAACGGAAGCACCAAATAAGCTAACGGATAAGAATGCAGTCATTTTTGTATACTGCAGAAGCGGCAGAAGAAGTGTAACTGCCTCAGAGGCACTTGTAAAAATGGGCTATAAAAATGTTTACAATCTTGGCGGAATAAATGACTGGCCGTATGAGACAGAGTAAATACTTTTAATCAATCCAAGAAATTAATGATTGAAAACCAAGGCCTTTTATGGGAAAATTAAATATGTTGGCATAGTAAGTAATTTTTAAAAGTACCATAGTCAACAGCATTTAGAACACTTTGGAGGAGACCATGAATTTTACTTTAAATATAAAAACCGACAATCAGACTCAGCTTATCGACATGACAAGCCAGATCAGAAAGATTGTGAGAGAAAGCGGTGTAAAGGATGGTATATGTATTGTATTTATACCGCATACTACTGCAGCTGTCACCATAAATGAAAATGCAGATAAGGATGTTCAAATGGATATTCTCAAGGAAATTAACAAAGTAATTCCATTTAACGACGGATACAGGCATATGGAAGGTAATTCGGCTGCACACATTAAAGCAAGCTTATTTGGCTTTTCAGATCAAATTATAATACAAAACGGTGATCTCCTTCTAGGTACCTGGCAGGGAGTTTATTTCTGTGAGTTTGACGGTCCGAGAAACAGAAAAGCATATGTAAAGATTATGGCAGACAGATGATATTAAAATCAGTATAAAGTAAAGGTAGATAAAATGATAAAATCAACTTTAGAAAAAGTTAAAAGGCTTTTTCTCACCAAGGAGTTTATGGTGTTCCTTATTATTGGAGGAATGTCTGCGACTCTCAATTTTTTCACAGGCTTTCTTTTCAGACAAGCCTTTACAGGCAAATACTTTTATACAATAAGCATTTGGGTTGGCTTTACTGCTGGAAGTATATCAAGCTTCATTCTAAACAGGCTGATTACTTTTAAGGCCTTTGATGAAAAGGTATATAGCCAGCTTATTAAATTTGGAATAATCCTGATTTTTTCTGTATTAATAGCATCTGGAATAGCGAATATTTTTATGATTACATATTACAGTTTAAATATAGGATTTATTACCGTAAAGCAGGCAGAAACCTTGACCAGACTTGCATCTATTGGACTAACAACATTTTTTAATTATCCTGCTATAAAGTTTTTTTCGTTCAGGAAAATTGGGTTTAAAAAAAAGGATATATAGAAAAGTACTATGGGGGCATAAAATATGGAAGAAAAAATGGGAACCAATGAAAAACAAAAAAGTGGTTTTATATACATAATACTTTGGATTGCAGCAGCCGTAACGGCATTTAAGTTTTCCCATGTGACTGATATAGATACATTTTTTCATCTTTCTGTAGGGCGGGATATTATTGAGAATGGATTTACTACCATGGACCCGTTTTCAATGCACAGATTGGAATTTACATCCCAGCAGTGGCTGTCCGATGTGATATTTTTTCTAATATATAAGTTTTCTGATTTTGCAGGGCTGTACGTTTTTCAGATAGTATTTTCAGCTGTTTTAATATTTACGGTATATAAGATAAACTGTCTTGTAAGCGGAAATAGGAGATATTTATCCTTGTTTTTAGCTATCGGATCTACATGGCTCTTTCAGTACAATTTTATAAGGATAAGGCCCCAAATTTTCACAATATTATTGTTTGCATTTGAAATATATATCCTGGAATTGTATCTGAGAAAGCGTAATACTAAAATATTATTATTTTTACCGGTTTTGTGTTTACTCTTGGCAAATTTTCATATAGGTGCATTTCCAATGTTTTTTGTTCTCATGCTTCCTTACCTGGCAGATGCGTTGATAAAAGCAGATTTCTTCAGGATAAGGGCGGGATATTTTAAGGAAAATGGCAGCAAGCTTTTTAAAATCCTATTGCTGTTTTTTGCAGCCCTGATTCCATTATGTATTGCAAATCCATATGGAATTAAAAAAATATTTTACTTCACTTCCATGTTCAATTCTGAAATTACAAAAAACATAGTAGAATGGAAATCACCGGGCTTTAGCACCGAACTGGGTGTAATTATAAGCTTAACCCTTATAATATGTACTCTTATAGTTATTTTTCAGTTCGTACTTACCAAAAAGCAGTTTACATTAAAGTCATTTCTTATGTTTATAGGCCTTACAATAATGACATTGTATGCTATAAGGTTTTTCACATATTATATGGTTTTTATAGGCTTGATATTATTGGAAAGGGTTGAGCCTCCTTCTTCAGGAAAAAACAAAGGCTTAAAGGCAAAAAGTACGGTGCAGGGAAGTGTATTTGGGGAAAAGGTTGCTAGAGTTCTTGAATCAAAGCCTGCCGCAGGTGTTTTGGCACTTCTGATAATAGCTGGTATTACTTTAAAGTCTGTATTGGGTATGTGGCAAACGACTTTACTTGAGTTTTATCCGGTTAAAGCAGCGGAATATATTAAAAACAACCTTGATTATAAAAACGTACGCCTTTTTAATGACTATGACGACGGTGGGTTTCTCATGTTTAACGGCATTAAAGTTTTTATAGACTCAAGGGCTGACCTTTACTCAGATCAGTTTAACCCTGGATGTACAGTACTTCAGGACTATGATGAGATAATGAGAAACCCGGGGAATTATGAAACTGTATTTAAAAAGTATGACTTTAAATACATATTGGTTAATCCTTCATTAAATTATGATTTATATTCTTACCTTAGGAAAGACGTTAATTACAGGATTGTTGTTGATGATGAGTTTTATATATTATATGAAAGAAGCAAGAATTGAACCCTTACTATAGAAAATAAACTTAAAGGGGCGTATATATTAGTATGTACAAAATCTTATTAGTTGGCTGTGGTGGCTTTTTAGGAGCTTCTGCAAGATACATAATATCCATAACTTCAGCCAAACTGTTGTCAAGCAATTTTCCATATGGAACCTTTATTGTAAATGTAATAGGATGCTTCCTAATAGGCACTATAATGGAATCAAGTTATAAATTGGGCAACATATCTGAAAATATGAAGGTGTTTTTAACAACTGGTATATTGGGAGGACTAACCACTTTTTCAACATTCAGCAACGAGACCGTAGAGTTATTTCTAAAAGGTAAAGCATTTACAGGAATCCTAAATATATTATTAAATGTTGCGTTATGCCTAGCGGGGGTTTATATGGGCAAATTACTAATTTCTAAAACATTATAATTATACAAAAAGCTACTTTAATGGTATTGAAGAAATTTAAGCATAAGGATTTAATTATAAGCTAATATGGAATAAAAATTACAAAAAATACAATAAAGCTCTTTTCTGGTCAGGATTAACTGCCAAACCAGGCGAAGAGTTTTATTTTTTGAAAAAATTATCAGACTTATTGTATTAAAATGTCGTAATTTGTATTAAGTATAGAAAATATTTCCCGGAAATATTTATTTGATTGAGTATCCATATTTATTTGGAGGATGCTGTATGAATTATAGGGGTGTTACAAATAAGAAAAGAATTTATCCCTCCCATAATACAATCCATGAGCTTTTTCAAGAGCAGGTTGGTAAAACTCCTGACAATATAGCGGTGGTACAGGGAGATATCCATATAACCTATAGAGAATTAGATCAAAGGTCAAACTGTATTGCACACTATTTAATCAATCAATTCTCAAGTAAAGACGAAAACATAGTTGCCGTCCTTCAAGACCAATCCATTAATATGATAATAAGCATTATTGGCATTTTGAAAGCAGGGTACGCATTTTTGCCTCTTGATCCACTTTTGCCGCAGGAGGCATTAAGACATATGCTGGATGAAGCTGGCTCGGAGGTTGTTATTTCCACTAAAAATTATATTGGCCTTGTAAACAGGCTGCAGTGGGAATGCAGAAACCTCAGAACTTTTGTATGCCTTGATAGCAATGATGTCTATGAAGAAGTAGAAGAGAAAGATAATGCTTTAATGGACAAAGAGCTGTGGGATTATGTGGGGGAAAAATCAGAGGATTCATTAGGCAGGGGAGGCTGGATAAATAGCTTCACAGGTGAATTGTTTTCTATAAGTGAAATAGATGAGTATAGAAAAAATGTTGAAATAAAATTGATACCATATATAAACAAGAACACAAGGATACTTGAAATAGGCTGTGCTTCCGGATTTACCATGTTTCAACTGGCCCCCTTGGCAGGATTCTATTATGGTACTGATTTATCGGATATTATTCTTGAACGTACGGCAAAGGAGGTTCAAGAGGGTGGATATGATAATATTCGGCTTAAGACTTTGGCGGCCCATGAAATCGATAAGCTGGATGAAACAGACTTTGATATTGTAATACTAAATAGCGTTATTCAGGCATTCCACGGACATAACTATTTTCGTCAGGTAATAAAGAAAGCTGTACAAATGCTGAAAGATAAAGGCGTTATCTTTGTAGGTGACGTGATGAATCAAAGATTGAAACATGATCTGGAGGATGCAGCCCATAGTTTTGCTAGGGAAAGTATTAACTTATCGAATAAAACCAAGACAGATTTCTCCGATGAGTTGTTTTTAGCCCCAGAATTTTTTAGTGATCTTTCTTTAGAGCAAAATGAATTAAAAGGCTGCAAAATCACAGCTAAGATTCACTCGATAGAAAATGAGTTAACAAAATATCGCTTCGATGCAATTATAGAAGTAGATAAAGCATTTCAACGAACAAAAGGCTGGAAGAAGATAAAAAATCAGCATGGAACAAGTGATATACAAAAATATCCCGATACAAGGGTAGAGAGCAGAGTCGAGGAAAATAATCTTGCGTATGTTATATTTACATCAGGATCCACTGGCAAACCAAAGGGCGTTATGGTAGAGCACAAGGCCCTCGTCAACATGTGCAATTGGTATAACAGTTGTCACAAGATAAATGCTGATGATAGGAGTACAAAGTTTGCCAACTGTGGATTTGATGCATCTATAATGGAGCTGTTTCCCATTTTAATAAAAGGTGGCTCTATCTACATAC includes these proteins:
- a CDS encoding rhodanese-like domain-containing protein, translating into MKFLIISVILALALFVATSCGSDRAGSDNGMSKNTTPESAGNSIENRGYSNISPEEAKKRLDNEKGIILLDVRTREEYEEKHIPGSLLIPVDAIETEAPNKLTDKNAVIFVYCRSGRRSVTASEALVKMGYKNVYNLGGINDWPYETE
- a CDS encoding GtrA family protein, with product MIKSTLEKVKRLFLTKEFMVFLIIGGMSATLNFFTGFLFRQAFTGKYFYTISIWVGFTAGSISSFILNRLITFKAFDEKVYSQLIKFGIILIFSVLIASGIANIFMITYYSLNIGFITVKQAETLTRLASIGLTTFFNYPAIKFFSFRKIGFKKKDI
- the crcB gene encoding fluoride efflux transporter CrcB produces the protein MYKILLVGCGGFLGASARYIISITSAKLLSSNFPYGTFIVNVIGCFLIGTIMESSYKLGNISENMKVFLTTGILGGLTTFSTFSNETVELFLKGKAFTGILNILLNVALCLAGVYMGKLLISKTL
- a CDS encoding secondary thiamine-phosphate synthase enzyme YjbQ; its protein translation is MNFTLNIKTDNQTQLIDMTSQIRKIVRESGVKDGICIVFIPHTTAAVTINENADKDVQMDILKEINKVIPFNDGYRHMEGNSAAHIKASLFGFSDQIIIQNGDLLLGTWQGVYFCEFDGPRNRKAYVKIMADR